In Vespula vulgaris chromosome 7, iyVesVulg1.1, whole genome shotgun sequence, a single window of DNA contains:
- the LOC127065227 gene encoding chromodomain-helicase-DNA-binding protein Mi-2 homolog isoform X4 produces the protein MASDEEVEESYAGEDDLDETGGQVSNISQQVDGSSDAEKSPILEEDDDYEPEERKKKKGKKRKARSEDKKGKKKKKKKKSDSGDESDFGGGDVGDAAGDDSDYAGNRKSRKSSSRKSSSHNESATQGQEPTTGMPTIEEVCNTFGLTDVQIEYSDADFQNLTTYKLFQQHVRPLLAKENPKVPMSKLMMLVAAKWRDFSELNPHTQPDADASSTNVDDDSRNVRTNRSGPVQEAEDEEDDDEDSDRKRKSRGTRAKKGKKASKVPTLKIKLGKRKRGSSDEEAEGSGAGSDRDSDMEFEQMLANAEKGSGGDGNMKAGAEEGEVEPPAEPPVRRKAKTKIGNKTKKKKKTKTTSKFPDGEEGLQTDHQDYCEVCQQGGEIILCDTCPRAYHLVCLEPELEETPEGKWSCPHCEGEGIAGAAEDDDEHMEFCRVCKDGGELLCCDSCTSAYHTHCLNPPLSEIPDGDWKCPRCSCPPLRGKVAKILTWRWKECPETPSEEPSTSKATPKQRKIREFFVKWADMSYWHCDWVTELQLDVFHPLMFRNYSRKYDMDEPPKLEEPLDESDSRVKRLKEQDGATNRDEYNLEERFYRYGVRPEWLVVHRVINHRLQRDGRAIYLVKWRELGYDQATWEDEHEDIPGLKQAIEYYLDLRAANCCDGSSSRKGKKGKGKKSKTRELIDDEERTPKRYTPPPDKPTTDLKKKYERQPEYLDQTGMQLHPYQLEGLNWLRYSWGQGIDTILADEMGLGKTIQTITFLYSLYKEGHCKGPFLVSVPLSTIINWEREFETWAPDFYCVTYVGDKDSRMVIRENELSFEEGAVRGIRASKIRSSQIKFNVLLTSYELISIDSACLGSIDWAVLVVDEAHRLKSNQSKFFRLLASYNIAYKLLLTGTPLQNNLEELFHLLNFLCRDKFNDLAAFQNEFADISKEEQVKKLHEMLGPHMLRRLKADVLKNMPSKSEFIVRVELSPMQKKYYKYILTRNFEALNPKGGGQQVSLLNIMMDLKKCCNHPYLFPAASQEAPTGPNGNYETSALIKAAGKLVLLSKMLKKLRDDGHRVLIFSQMTKMLDILEDYLEGEGYKYERIDGNITGAQRQEAIDRFNAPGAQQFVFLLSTRAGGLGINLATADTVIIYDSDWNPHNDIQAFSRAHRIGQANKVMIYRFVTRNSVEERVTQVAKRKMMLTHLVVRPGMGGKGANFSKQELDDILRFGTEELFKEEEGKEDEAIHYDDKAVAELLDRSKEGIEQKENWANEYLSSFKVASYVTKEGETEEEADTEIIKQEAENTDPAYWIKLLRHHYEQQQEDIARTLGKGKRVRKQVNYNDGGVTGDQGARDDQPWQENLSDYNSDFSAPSDDDKEDDDFDEKGDGDLLSRRSRRRLERRDEKDRPLPPLLARVNGNIEVLGFNARQRKAFLNAIMRYGMPPQDAFNSQWLVRDLRGKSEKNFKAYVSLFMRHLCEPGADNAETFADGVPREGLSRQHVLTRIGVMSLIRKKVQEFEHINGYYSMPEMIRKPVEPVKVDATGDAATGTSSTSATPATSNAPSPSPAATPTPTSASGTMTSENNKANADSSETKDSKDDQKEKEGNDSKDPKEDSKDKEEDDGSKDKEKDKEDIKKEIKKEIKKEEKEMEIDISDKDKDKNDGKDEKGSTKHDVKTETGDNKQKESEEDVVIVKDDEEETEKREDKDTKEKDTKDCDSEILKPKRKFMFNIADGGFTELHTLWLNEEKAAVPGREYEIWHRRHDYWLLAGIVTHGYGRWQDIQNDIRFAIINEPFKMDVGKGNFLEIKNKFLARRFKLLEQALVIEEQLRRAAYLNLTQDPNHPAMSLNARFAEVECLAESHQHLSKESLAGNKPANAVLHKVLNQLEELLSDMKSDVSRLPATLARIPPVAQRLQMSERSILSRLAATAPGGNSSQAGQAALLAQQFPAGFSGGQLPATFAGAANFGNFRPQYSVPGQPPQGFTGQ, from the exons ATGGCATCGGACGAAGAGGTGGAAGAAAGCTACGCGG GAGAAGATGATCTGGATGAAACTGGAGGTCAGGTTTCTAATATTAGTCAACAAGTAGATGGCTCATCTGATGCAGAGAAATCTCCAATATTA gaagaagatgatgattatgaacctgaggaaagaaaaaagaagaagggtaaAAAACGGAAAGCACGCAGTGAGGATAAAAaaggcaagaaaaagaagaaaaagaaaaagtctgATTCTGGagat GAAAGTGATTTCGGTGGTGGAGATGTTGGCGATGCAGCAGGTGATGACAGCGACTATGCAGGCAATAGGAAGAGCAGAAAGTCTTCGTCGAGGAAATCATCGAGTCATAATGAGTCAGCTACACAAGGGCAGGAACCCACAACTGGAATGCCAACAATAGAAGAAGTGTGCAACACCTTTGGTTTAACTGATGTACAAATAGAATACTCTGATGcagattttcaaaatttaacgACATACAAACTGTTTCAACAACATGTTAGACCACTTTTAGCAAAAGAAAATCCTAAA GTTCCCATGTCCAAACTGATGATGCTGGTAGCAGCTAAGTGGCGAGACTTCTCCGAGCTGAATCCACACACCCAACCGGATGCAGATGCGTCGTCTACAAACGTGGATGACGATAGCAGAAATGTAAGAACAAATCGCAGTGGACCGGTGCAAGAGGCCGAGGATgaagaggacgacgacgaggatagTGATCGAAAAAGGAAGTCTAGAGGAACTAGGGCTAAAAAAGGCAAAAAAGCATCTAAAGTACCAACGCTTAAAATAAAACTTGGAAAACGTAAAAGGGGAAGTTCA GATGAAGAGGCGGAGGGAAGCGGGGCAGGGTCTGATCGCGATTCCGACATGGAGTTCGAACAAATGCTGGCCAATGCAGAAAAAGGATCTGGTGGGGATGGAAACATGAAGGCAGGCGCAGAAGAGGGTGAAGTGGAACCACCGGCAGAACCTCCTGTTCGCAGAAAGGCAAAGACTAAGATCGGCAACAAaactaagaagaaaaagaagacaaaaactACATCTAAATTTCCAGATGGAGAAGAAGGTCTTCAG ACTGATCATCAAGATTACTGCGAGGTGTGTCAACAAGGTGGAGAAATCATATTATGTGATACCTGCCCAAGAGCATATCATTTGGTGTGTTTAGAACCTGAATTAGAAGAAACACCAGAAGGAAAATGGAGTTGTCCTCATTGCGAAGGAGAAGGTATTGCAG GTGCAGCAGAAGATGACGATGAACATATGGAGTTTTGTAGAGTGTGTAAAGATGGTGGTGAATTGTTGTGTTGTGATAGTTGCACAAGTGCTTATCACACACATTGTTTAAATCCTCCCCTGTCAGAAATTCCAGATGGTGACTGGAAATGTCCTAGGTGTTCTTGTCCGCCATTGCGTGGCAAAG TTGCAAAAATATTAACGTGGAGGTGGAAAGAATGCCCGGAAACGCCATCAGAAGAACCTTCAACAAGCAAAGCAACACCAAAGCAACGTAAAATACGCGAGTTTTTCGTAAAGTGGGCCGATATGTCTTATTGGCATTGTGATTGGGTCACAGAATTACAATTGGATGTTTTCCATCCACTTATGTTCAG AAATTACTCGCGTAAATACGATATGGATGAACCGCCGAAATTAGAAGAACCATTGGATGAAAGTGACTCTCGTGTAAAGAGATTGAAAGAACAAGATGGTGCTACTAATAGAGATGAATATAATTTAGAAGAACGATTTTATCGCTATGGTGTACGTCCTGAATGGCTCGTTGTTCATCGAGTCATTAACCACAGACTTCAACGAGACGGTCGAGCGATATATCTTGTTAAATGGAGAGAACTAGGCTACGATCAAGCTACTTGGGAAGATGAACACGAAGATATACCAGGATTGAAACAAGCTATAGAATATTACTTAGACTTAAGGGCAGCAAATTGTTGCGATGGTAGTTCGTCTCGTAAGGGTAAGAAAG GTAAGGGTAAGAAGTCTAAAACACGCGAACTCATTGATGACGAAGAGAGAACACCGAAACGTTACACACCACCGCCAGATAAACCAACTACCGATCTTAAGAAAAAGTACGAACGTCAACCGGAGTATTTGGATCAAACAGGAATGCAGTTACATCCTTATCAATTAGAG GGCTTAAATTGGTTGAGGTATTCATGGGGACAAGGCATAGATACTATATTAGCGGATGAAATGGGTTTAGGCAAAACTATACAAACCATaacgtttttatattctctttataaAGAAGGCCACTGTAAAGGACCTTTTCTTGTATCTGTTCCACTCTCAACGATTATTAATTGGGAACGTGAATTTGAAACTTGGGCACCTGACTTTTACTGCGTTACCTATGTTG GTGACAAAGATAGCAGAATGGTGATCCGTGAAAATGAATTGTCCTTTGAAGAAGGAGCTGTTCGTGGCATCCGAGCATCTAAGATTAGATCGTCTCAAATAAAGTTTAACGTATTATTAACAAGTTACGAATTGATTTCCATAGATTCAGCTTGTTTGGGTTCGATAGATTGGGCTGTACTTGTCGTAGACGAGGCTCATAGATTGAAATCGAATCAGTCGAAATTTTTCCGATTACTTGCATCTTACAATATTGCATATAAACTTTTGCTAACCGGTACACCGTTACAGAATAATTTAGAAGAATTGTTCCACTTATTGAACTTCTTATGTCGAGACAAATTCAACGACCTAGCAGCATTCCAAAATGAATTCGCTGATATCTCGAAGGAAgaacaagtaaaaaaattacacgAGATGCTTGGACCGCACATGTTGCGACGATTAAAAGCTGACGTCTTGAAG AATATGCCAAGCAAATCGGAATTCATAGTCAGAGTTGAATTATCACCGatgcaaaagaaatattacaaatacatCTTAACGAGAAACTTCGAAGCTCTTAATCCTAAGGGTGGAGGCCAACAAGtatctttattaaatataatgatgGATCTTAAGAAGTGTTGCAATCATCCCTACTTATTTCCCGCTGCATCGCAAGAAGCACCTACTGGACCTAACGGAAATTACGAGACATCGGCATTAATTAAAGCTGCTGGAAAATTAGTTTTATTGAGCAAGAtgttaaagaaattaagagaCGATGGTCATAGAGTTCTTATATTCTCTCAGATGACTAAGATGTTGGATATACTCGAAGATTATTTAGAGGGAGAAGGATACAAATACGAGAGAATAGATGGTAACATTACAGGTGCACAGAGACAGGAAGCTATCGATAGATTTAATGCTCCTGGTGCACAACAATTTGTGTTTTTACTTTCGACGCGTGCTGGTGGATTAGGTATCAATCTGGCAACAGCAGATACCGTAATCATTTATGATTCCGATTGGAATCCGCATAACGACATTCAAGCGTTCAGTAGAGCACACAGAATTGGTCAAGCCAATAAAGTTATGATTTATAGGTTTGTCACTCGTAACTCTGTTGAAGAAAGAGTGACGCAAGTAGCTAAACGTAAAATGATGCTTACACATTTGGTTGTTCGACCAGGCATGGGTGGTAAAGGTGCTAATTTCAGCAAACAAGAACTCGATGATATTCTTCGATTTG GTAccgaagaattatttaaagaggaagaaggtaaGGAAGATGAAGCGATTCATTACGACGATAAAGCAGTAGCCGAATTGTTAGATAGAAGCAAGGAAGGTATTGAGCAAAAGGAAAATTGGGCGAATGAGTACTTAAGTTCGTTTAAAGTTGCCTCTTACGTTACGAAAGAAGGTGAAaccgaagaagaagcagaCACCGAGATTATTAAGCAAGAAGCTGAAAATACTGATCCAGCGTATTGGATCAAGTTATTGAGGCATCATTATGAGCAACAACAAGAAGATATAGCTAGAACACTTGGAAAGGGTAAAAGAGTTCGGAAACAAGTTAATTATAACGACGGTGGTGTCACGGGTGATCAAGGTGCAAGAGACGATCAACCGTGGCAAGAAAATTTGTCGGATTATAACAGCGACTTTAGTGCACCGAGTGACGACGATAAGGAGGACGATGACTTCGATGAAAAGGGCGACGGAGATTTGTTATCTCGTAGAAGTAGACGAAGATTGGAAAGGCGAGATGAAAAGGATAGACCTCTTCCTCCGTTACTTGCTCGAGTAAATGGTAACATTGAGGTATTGGGTTTTAATGCTAGACAACGAAAAGCATTCCTAAATGCTATTATGCGTTATGGTATGCCTCCGCAAGATGCATTTAATTCTCAGTGGTTGGTACGAGATCTAAGAGGGAAgtcagaaaaaaatttcaaagctTACGTTTCACTTTTTATGCGACACCTTTGCGAGCCAGGTGCCGATAATGCGGAAACATTTGCCGATGGGGTACCAAGAGAAGGTCTTAGTCGACAACATGTTTTAACGAGAATCGGCGTAATGTCTTTGATCAGGAAAAAGGTCCAAGAATTTGAACACATTAATGGATATTATTCCATGCCAGAAATGATTCGTAAACCGGTAGAACCTGTAAAGGTAGATGCTACTGGTGACGCAGCAACGGGCACTAGTAGTACAAGTGCAACACCTGCTACTTCGAACGCACCTAGTCCCAGTCCTGCTGCTACGCCAACGCCCACGTCCGCATCTGGCACGATGACTAGTGAAAATAACAAAGCTAATGCTGACTCATCAGAGACAAAGGATTCCAAGGACgaccaaaaggaaaaagag GGTAATGATTCTAAAGATCCCAAAGAAGATTCTAAAGACAAAGAGGAGGATGACGGTAgtaaggataaagaaaaggataaggaAGACattaagaaggaaataaaaaaagaaattaaaaaggaagaaaaggaaatggagATAGACATATCGGATAAGGATAAGGATAAGAATGATGGAAAGGATGAGAAAGGTTCGACAAAACATGATGTAAAAACGGAGACAGGAGACAATAAGCAAAAGGAATCCGAGGAGGATGTTGTTATCGTTAAAGACGATGAAGAGGAAACGGAGAAACGAGAG gaTAAAGATACGAAGGAGAAGGATACAAAGGACTGTGATTCTGAAATACTTAAACCTAAGCGTAAATTCATGTTCAACATTGCTGACGGTGGTTTCACGGAGCTGCATACTTTGTGgttaaatgaagaaaaagctGCTGTACCTGGTCGTGAATATGAAATTTGGCACCGAAGACACGATTACTGGTTATTGGCTGGTATCGTCACTCATGGATACGGTCGTTGGCAAGATATTCAAAATGATATAAG ATTCGCAATAATTAACGAACCATTCAAGATGGACGTGGGAAAGGGTaactttttagaaataaaaaataaatttttggcCAGGCGTTTCAAACTTCTGGAACAGGCATTAGTGATAGAAGAACAATTGAGGAGGGCCGCGTACCTGAACTTAACGCAGGATCCCAATCATCCTGCAATGAGTCTCAATGCCCGATTCGCCGAAGTTGAGTGCCTTGCCGAATCACATCAACACCTTAGCAAAGAAAGCCTTGCTGGCAATAAACCTGCGAATGCAGTACTG